The following is a genomic window from Microtus pennsylvanicus isolate mMicPen1 chromosome 3, mMicPen1.hap1, whole genome shotgun sequence.
CACCACCAATCCAGCACACTGCCCTCCTGCCCCTGACTAGGCAACTCCTATTGgctcttcctctccctgtccctccccccCCCTGCCAGCTCAAGTTCTTTGGATAAAGCCATTGTGGCAACAGGGGGTGTTAGAACTTGGTCTTGCAAATGAACTAAAAGTCAACAACTGGGCTCAGTGGCACAGGCCCATAATCTTAGCATTTGAGAGGTATAGGCCTAAAGACCAAGAAtggggaattcaaggtcattcttggccaCATAGTGAATATGAAGCAAGTCTGGATTACATGGGACCttgctttaaaatgaaaaattaaaagacaaagacaaagaagaggaggagaaggaaagggagaaaggaaaaagacagacagagagagataaagagaaagaaaaaagagacagaaagagaaagaaaaagaaagaaagagagagagagagagagagagagaaagaaagaaagaaagaaagaaagaaagaaagaaagaaagaaagaaagaaagaaagaaagaaaggcctcATCTCAGATTCCCCACTAACGTGCAGGTTGAATGGACAAACTTGTCCAGAGCCTCCTTGGAACCAGAGATGAAGCAGGAAAACCTCCCCTGTAGCAGACTGTCTGGAGGTGGAATAGGATTGATCCTGACCACATTCAGTCCGAGGACCCTTCACGCCATGTCCTTCCATCCACACTGTGTCCAGATCTTTCCCCGTGAAGAACAAAGCCAAACTTCTTTACCCTTccaagagagggagagggtgaCATTGTTTGGCCCACAATGTTGTCTTTTTCTCCACAGAAGCTTGCCTTCATGGCAATAATTTCTCTAGAATCAAGCCAGGTGAGGAGATGAGGAATGAccaactccacacacacaccctccagaCTTCCAGTCTTTAGACAGACAATGGAAGAACCAAGAAGCCGTTGAGAAGGTCATAGCCCAGGGAACAGGCCCAGTGAATACGAGGCCTCATCACAGGGCTGCCTGGACGTCCCTCCTCACACACATCACAGGAGTTTCCTGCGTGGCGACAGAGAGGGCAGCTGAAAGACTGTAGTCCTCAGGTTCTGTCTGCGAAGGAGTAGCTAAGAAAACCCTCAGAAGAGATAACATACGCAGGCTACCCCTGGCCAGCTAAGCAGAAAGCCTGGCACTAAAGACCTGCTTTCTTCAGTCCCTTGGCCTAATCCATCATGTCTGCCTTCCATTAAACAATTTCAAGACATGCAACTAATAAAAGCCATAGATTCTGGAGGAACACAGCAGCTATCGGAATCAGACTTGTGTGAAGCAGGTGTGTGCAAATAATCAGGCCAGGAATTTAAAACAACGTCCATAAATACACCAAGGGCTCTATGGGAACACATGGGCATGTAGAAACAGATGGGTAATATAAACAGAAAGATGGAAACACTAAGGAAAAGTCTAAGGGAAAGGTCCAGAAGAAAATACAACACAGAAGTGACAATGTTAGCAAAGCATCCATGAGTCTCAAGAAATAACAGCAGGGGCTGGGAAGGGTGCTCTGCTCTAAGAGCTGACTCTgtaagcatgaggaactgagtccCCAGCACCTCTATAGACAACGAGATGTGGTGGCTTATACTCCTAGTGcaggggaagtggagacaggaagatcctgcacacacacacacaccaatgaatAGATAACATTATACAGGCCAAATGTGTAACTCAGTGGCACTTTGTATACTCAGTATGCATGAGGCCATGGGTTCAGCTCCCATCACCAATGAAAAGCAagaaatagcaacagaaaacaaacaaagaaccatATAGAAGCTGGGGTCAGAATGTCCAAGAGCTACGTGTCAGTCACCAAACATTTCTGTAGTGCGTGTGTAATGGGATGATCAAGGGCACAGGAAAAAAGGCCACAGAAGTATTTGGAGTGGTAACAGGTAAGACCATCCCAAAACTCAGAACAGGCACCCAACAACAAATCCAGAGATCGCAAAGAATTCCAAGCacaggggaaaaagaaaggtcCTTGCCTATTCATACCATCTTCAAAGATTCAAAGTCCGGGATACAGGAACCAGTCAACATAGAGGTCTGTCAGCAAAGGAAGGGGTAGAGAAGATGTGGTAAATATGCCCAATGGGAGTTTATTCAGGCAGAAAGAACATAATTATGTCACTTGCAAGAAAATGGTTGCAACGGGCTATTACCATATTAAGCAGATtaattctgtctcagaaagacagacattgcatattttcctctcctttctgaattctagattttatatagatacatgAATGTGCATATAACacaaaaaatagaagtaaaattgTCTAAAAGACTGAAAGGGACTCACAGAAgtgaagaggggagagaaaaggaaatgggatAATGTGCTCAAAATGCCTTAAAACTTGTGTGGAAAAGGCCTTACAAAACTCAGCACTTAACGCAGTGAAtgcaaaaaaatcttttaaaaaaaatgtgatgaaAAAGACAGAGTAGAGAAAACTCGCTGTCTATAACAAGCAAGGCTGAGAACTCCGTGCAGAAACCGTGCGAGCGAGAGCAGAATGAAATACTCAAATTCTGAAAGGATGGAAACACCAGCAGCATTCAGGAGCCTGCACAGCCATCcttctaaaaggaaaaataacgACTTCCTCACActcaaaaacagaagagaatCTTCAGCTGTCTAGCAGGAAATATTTAAAGTTAgtctgagagaaaagaaaaggatgcaGGCCAGAAACTGAGAGCCACATAAAGGAAGATGCAAAAGCAGCAATGAGTGGGCATAAAATACAGGAATCCCCAGAACTCCTGCAGAAAATCCACCTCACTCGCCCAACCCCCGTCCCAGTCCACACAGCATCCCTTCAAAAATGCTGGGATCCCCTGCACTGACTGCAACACATGGCAGTGGAATAGCAGGTAGCTATGTGCCTCCAGCATCAGGCCTGCAAGGCACCTAaaattggatggatggatggatggatggatggatggatggatggatggatggatgatggatgggtgcaTGGATTGATGCATGGATGGGTGCATGGATGAATGCACAGATAGATGGATGCAcggatggatgcatggataattgagggagagagggagggaggaacggaaggagtgagggagggaaggaaggagagaaagaggaaggaacgGCAAACCATCCACACCAACATCAGGGCTGGTTGGTAGATAAGATGTCTCTTTATTAACACTTCAGCAAGAAGATTCCAGTGTCATCATGGTGGTAACCAAGGGCTCAACCTCTATAGTCTTTCTGCTCAAGTCTGGTCACTCTTCAGGTCAAACATGAGGTGGACATCTTTGGACACGGGCTGTTAATGAACTTGGGCGGCCTTCAACCTAGAAATCAGAGATGCGCTCAGTGAGCCCTCATGAAAATGTGCAGCCAGTTGAAGCCAGTGTCTGTTCCCCATCTTCACTTACAAGTCCTCTACTTTCTGGACAAAACATGTCCTGTGCAGACTCTGGCATACAGAGAGCACTTAATAAATGCTAACATTGCATTTCCTGATGCTTTTTAAGCATGTAGCTTCCAGCTACGTGTCAATCATGTcgttcaccccacccccacagcagcTACCAGGGCCATCTCTCTTGGATAGGGCACGGTGACCGTTTCAGGCATGCTCCTTGTATTGGAATGGTTCCACCTCCAGCCTTTCACTTTCCAGAACTGAACAACATTCAGTTATGGCCAACTGCATTGTGCAAAGCCCAAGTAGCGGATGTATGGCCAAAAGTCCCTTGCCGGTAGCAGGTTCAAATTCTGTACGCCCTCACTCCTACTGAGACCCTGTATCTCAAAGTAGAGTTAGGACAGCAACATCTACTTgtccctgccctcactgcttctgAGTGCAGACTCCTCACTCAGGAAAACGAAAAGCTCCCCATGCTAGGTCTCCCTTCCACTACCAAGGCTAGCTGCCCTAGCCACCCAGACCCTTACCTATGGGTCTCCTCACCTTAGCATTCTGAGCAAGACACTTTGAAGCTTTCATCAGATGAGTCACACCTGAGGTGAGAtatgctgcagagggcagaggagaacaGCAAGATGGAAAATAGCCTACCACCAGAACCTACCTAGACCCAATACCTTAACGGCGGCACAAGGCATGGGCCGGGTGGGAAGCACGGTCCTGAGCCATCATCGTGTGTAAATTTCAGAACTGAAGTCCAGGAAGGAAGCCCTCAGCCTGGAGTCATGGCAGGGGGGTACCATGGGAGGTTGAAAAGGCCACCGTAATGTGGACCACAAAGGAAAGAAGCCCTTGGAACTTAATGCCCCCACTCAAGTTAGAGCCACCAGATGATTGGGATGGGCAGCTGACTGACATCATCCCCACCCACGTGTACCCAGGTAGGCACACAAGGCAATTCGTCACGAGAACTTACCTTTGTCTCACTTGATCTATGCGATCCTGAATGACATCTTCTATCACTTCGCTTGGCACTTGGAAGATACGGGTGTGGCTGGAAAACACCATTGCACCATGGGATCCTCAGCTGCTTTTCATAACAGCTGAGTCTAGCAAGGCTACTGGAATCGGGACTACCAGAACAGTAGCAGGGACTCCAGATGCATGAGCCTAAGAACCCACCCCCACTCTTCTGTTTCTTAAATAACAAAGGACCTTCCAGTCACCCAGCCTATGGTTCCAAGGTTACAGGGAAAGAGACGCTGGCCACCAGCAGGGTGATTGAACTGCTGCACTCCCCACTCCAAATTCCTCTCTAGTTTCATTATAGACTCTTAGGATTGGTCCCATGACACTGGTCACTGTTTGCATTCTTTCTCTATGCTGACATTGTCTTTCCTTCTCTAGtctgcttcctgtcttttctCATGCCAtttcccactcctcccctccaGTGGCCCGTAGTGCCCACGAAATACCCATTTCTTTGGCTGTGGTGCCCTTATGGTTGAGGCCCAACTTCTGTCTGGCCTCCCCCTCTGCCCACAGAGAGATGGGGGTATGATTGTGACTGTGGCTCCTACCAGGAGGAACCAGTTGGAGCCCGTAGGAGATAAAGCAGGCAAGGCTAACGGTCCCCAACCTAAGGGGAAGGGGACCCTCCGAAAACAGGAGCCTCGGCACTGGGATGCCCAGGCTACAGggctctctttttctcctcagttTCCTGTTAATCAGATAATAGTACCCTATCAAAGAGCCCCTCTGAGCTTCCTGAGATGATCTGGCAGCAATGCCTAATAAATGTGCAGCCTGAGTCTCAAGTTGTGCTCTCAGACCTTCCTCCAGGCTTCGCTAACACTAACTTCCACACACCCGACTGTCCGCTTCATGTATACATCCATGGAATGTGGGGCTGTACTTggctctttttcctcctccagaCCAGTTAGCAAGCACAGGCTGATGTATGCACACCTACTAAAAGAATGAAAAGCCAGTGCTGCCTCACACAAAGTTATCACCTGACCACCTGCTACCAGAACTATTAAGAAAACCCCAGAatcagtgcattctgggaaagaacAGATCGTTCACTTCCAATCTCCACTGAAAATTCAGAGTGGAGAAATAACACGTAGAGAAACAACTGATGCTTCACGCCTGCCTCAGAAATCTTAAACTAATTGTATAGCCAAGAGTAAAGCAATATTAGAAGATGAGGTTGGTCCAAACCAAGGAGAGTAATGTTTGTAACTCCAGAGTCCAATTCAAGCAAGGAGAAGCTGGGATTGAAGTCAGTAATGCTGAGGACCTCAATGCATTTCTAAAGAAAATCTCTTCTCTGGGGGCTCTGAAATCCCAACATTGGTTGTTTCTCCCTAGAGGAGTCAGTGCATATTCAAACACTCTACAATATGTTGTCACTGGCAAAGTAAACTCACGAATACTCGAACCCTGAAGCAAAACTAAGCTTGCTGAGGAACGCAGTTTCCCCAAGAGAAGAGCAAAGTGGACAACATGACCAGAGAGGACAGAGGTCACACATGGACTAGCTCGAGGAAGGATGGATGTGATGATCTGGCCCTGATGGACTCAGGGAACAAAACTGGGATGCCTCCGCAGGAGTGGGGTGACTTCAGCACCCCACCCGCGCCCCACACCTGGAGTTACAGCATCTTCGGGACCAAGTAAGGCTTGTGAGGACACGGGCTGCACCAAGGTGGCAGGAAGGTGACAACGTAGCTTTGTCACAAAGTTCTTGCCTCCGGTGCCCGGAGACCTCCGCACTGCCAGGCTCTCCACACTGCAGTCGCAGAGGAGCGCTTTGGCTTTTGCGTTTTAAGAGCTATTTTCTTTCGGCGCTTTCAAGTGCTGCCACTTCTGAACAATTCAAGAGCAAAAAGAACAAGAATCCGAAACATATTCAGAAGCATTTAGGAAAATGGAGAGCAAGACCAGTTCCCCAGCTGCTGAGGTCATTTAAAAACGTACGAAGGAGCTAAGCCTTCCAGATAGCAAGACTCTTGCCGTAAGTCGCCAAAGCATGACTGAGGAATTTCTCTGCCAGCAGAGGTGGTTTCTCTAGAACTAATGCGCCTGCTCAGGAGGCTGCCCTGCTCCCTGGGTACTGTACCTCCATCTTATAAACTGGATCCTCGTTCTCTCCTCCAGGACTTCCTGATTAGGGTCTGCTAACATATCAGACTTGGAGAGTTGGTGCTTCACCTGGGAAATCAAGATTGAATACGTGTGGTTACCAGTCAGCGTGGACGCCCACAGCTGGGATGTGCCCTTTGCCCAAAATCCCTCACCACACTTTGTCACCCCCTCTTCCCCACAAACTCTCAGTTACCAAATCTCTGGTCACATGTATGTCGTGTCCGTGAGTGGGAGGGATATTGGAAGACATCTTCTCCTTTATGTTCCGAGAAGCCTCCTCTTCTGTCTGGAAGGGGAAGGTGAATAGTTTTCCTCTTGAAGTGCCAGGCTCCATCTGGTCGCTTTCCAggccccctctcttcttccttcccctgtgCCCCTCCCAttgcaacacaaacacacacacatacactcacacacacacacacacacacacacacacacacacaccactctcacTCCATTCCTCCCAGCTTCTACACAAAGCTCCTCCATTGCTATTCCCCTCCGAACCTTTGGGGCCTCCCCTAAGCCCTCGGCCCTATTCCAAAGTACTTGGGGGACCACCTTGAGTAGAATTCCATCCTCTAGGATGTTTGATAAGTCGGTGAGTAGTGATGCCAACACAAAACCCCACATCCTCTCAGACATTAGAATGAATTAAAGTCAACTCTAGACACAAACTTGAGTTTCTCAGTATATAGAGAGTGGAGCCCTGGTTCCTGCCCCCTAGTGATAACTGCACTCTAGAATTTGAGGCACTGAGTCATAGAAGAATTCTACTCACTTTCTTCAACCAATGCTGCACGACGGATACAGCTTCACTTTCCACAACTTCAATGTCCTGGAACAAATTGGTTAAGATCATGACCTCAGAAACCCTAGAGACCCACCCGCCACCGCTGCTGCTATCCACTGTGACATGTTGTGGGGTGTCTGTGAAGCACACCAGAACCGCAGTGGAGAGAAGATGGAATATCCCAGTTCCAtgtggccaccaccaccactcaccGAGTTTGACTTTGGTGGGAAGGGTAGCCCTACACTTTTCCGGGTAAAGATGTACACAATCCATGTTGTAATGATCATCTTGAGATTTACAGAGGGCCTTCTTAGCTCCCTCCTTCCATTGAAGCTGCCTGAGAACTTCTATGGAATAGGAAGGTAGTCGAAGGGAGCCCCCCCCCCTGATTGGTTGACGAGTGATGATGTGACAATGACCTCTTTCAACTTCCGGGGTCAGAGTCCAGAGGGAAAAGAGGGGTTTGAAGACTTCTTCCTTATGACATCTCAGAAAAGAGGGGACTTAGGAGATGAGAATAAACTATCCCCAGTAAAATCCCCGGGCAAGATACAAAGGGAATACCTAGCCAATAGACAGAATGTCTCAGGGTGGCTCTCTATCTTAAGCAAAgctaagtaaaattttaaaatgaaataaaaatattttacaaatcaaaagaaacaatGATGACTGAAGCATCTGAACCCTTTAGATATCCATTCAGACCAGTGTCATGGTTATTTCATCTTATGTGCAGGAGGAAATGAAACTGTTCCCCTCAAACTGCCCAAAGAAGCAAAtgctcattacagatagttgtaaaattttttttgtctgttctcACTATGCAAATAACTCAATCATTGAAAAGTAGACCAGGGCCTGAGGAGAAGATGGTTTAGCcagtaaagtacttgctttgAGAACATGAGGACtaaagtttgatccccagaaccataaagtgtgtgtgcgtgtgtgtggtgtgcaaaAGTAGTTGTATCCCATGGGGTACTCAGAAATTGTGTGTATCCACCAGTCTCAGAATGGCTGCCAAAACAAAGGTGAAGAGCATAGCACGGAAGCCAGGAAGCCATTACTGGCTTAAAAAAAGCTgttccagccgggcagtggtggcacacacctttaatcccagcacttgggaggcagaggcaggtggatctctgtgagttcaaagccagcctggtctacaagagctagttccaggacaggttccaaagctaaagagaaatcctgtctcgaaaaaagaaaagggaagggagggagggagggagggaaggagggagggaggaagggaggaagggaggaagggaggaaggaaaaggaaggaaggaaggaaggaaggaaggaaggaaggaaggaaggaagaaaagctgtTCCAGAAGACCTTGGATCAACACTAATCACATGACCACAGTCTAAAACAGCAGGTATGGGGTGgagctggcaagatagctcagctcagagattaagagcacttgctgctcttccaaaggacttcaGCTCCCTGCACCTACATCAGCcactcataaccacctgtaactccacctcaAGGGAACCCAAAACCTCTGGTCTTGAAGGGCAACCATGCTGGCTAATTgtatatcaacttgacataaacttaactgagaagaggaaacctcaactgagaaaacccccccccacacacacacacatacactatattGACCTATGGACAAGCCGGCAGGGTAACTTCTTGAGTGACGTTTTGTAAGGGAAGACCCACAGATGGCACTGCGGATGGTGCCACTTGGTGGTGTTTGGTGctgtaaggaagcaggctgagcaagccacagtgggcaagccagtaagcagcgcttgccatggcctctgcttcagctcctgcctccaggtttctgtccaGCTCGAGTTCCTCCCCTCATTTCCTTCGGTGATGGATTATGATGTggaactgtaaactgaaataaaccatttcctccacGAGTTGCTTTCAGTCATAGTGTTTATAACAGCCACCCTAAATAAGACAGCATCTACATTCATgcgttttcacacacacacacacacacacacacacacacacacacaaaataaatatttaaaatagcagATGGAGTGGTTTGCTTGCAGCGCTGGACTCACTAACGTGCCATAACAATTTTGTGTTCATAAGTCTTCAAATAACTGTTTAAACACTAAACATCAGTATAACTCAAAACCCAAAGTATATGAAAAGATTCAGAGTTTTATCCCCTCTACCATCCCTTCAGCCTTCTTCTAACTCATTTCAGAAGTAATTTTTCAATAGTTTCTAAGATATGTATCCTGTGTTTATGCTGTCAGAATCAAGCCGATAAGTCCATCTTTGCCTTTTCATTATTATACTAAACACCCATTTAGCAAATTCTACAAATAtatgtaacaaaagaaaaagaaagaaaagccttaCATGCCTGTTCACCCAGTAGCAGCTCTGAAAAGCAGTCTAATGCCCAGCAGGTGTCCAGCCAGTCCTCCCAACAGTTTCTCACCTCTGCTGCCTCCGATGGGGTCTCAGCCTGGCTTATCTGCTTCCTGGCTCTGTTGCTTTGTTTCCCATACAAATGAaagcaaaccaggctggccctgacttGGGTTTTTCACAGTGCAGCTTTCGCCACCATAGACCCTTCCCTTTCACTGTGGAGTATTACTCCTTGCTCCTTCGTACAGATATGCAGCATCTTGTTTATAACTTGTCTGACTGACAAGCAGATAGATGATCTCAAGTTTGGGATTGATACAAATAAACCTTCAAAGAATATTTGCAAAAGGAAAATATTGAATAAACATGTTTCCTTTTCTTGGTTAAAGTTCTAAGATCAAATTGAtaatttcatgtttaattttttccttttttttttgcaattctAGAAGTGGAACGTGGGTCCTGGGGCTGAATGACTGCTCGACCACTGAGCAGCACCCTTGATCTTTTTGCTGAGGAGTTAATTGAGATAGAATTCACTTTCAAAAAACTCACTTATTTGGCATGCAGAATTAAATGGTTTGCAGTGTGTTCACAGAGATGTGCACCCGTTACTTCAGTCCATCTTTACCAAATGTtgccacctcaaaaaaaaaaaattcttggccATTATCAGCCAAACCATTTCTCTCACACACTTGGCCTTAGTCCCAGGCATTCGCTAATCTATTTtctgtctccacagttttgtttatACTACACATTTCACATGGATAGGGTCACACAATATCTGTTCTTTAGTGACTGACACCTGTAATGTAAGATGATGTTTGTGAGGGTCACCCACAAACATACATTGTAGTAGATATCACTAATTCATTTCTCACCGCAGAGAAGCTCGCTGTCTAGATATGCTGTTTTGTTTGTCCACTCATTAGCTGACGGGCGCTAGGATTATTTCTTTATGTTGATAGGAAAGGTGTGACCGTGAACATTTGTACACACTGCTTTCTGTAAACCTGTTCTCGGTTCTCCTGGGCTCATATATCTTCACATAATTGCTGGACTGTATGGCAACCTTGTGTTTAACATGTTGAAAGATTGTTAAAGCTATTTTCTAAATGGCTGAATCCCTCTACCTTCCCATAATCAAAACACGAGGgttctgatttttttcacattcttTGCCAATGTCATTATTATCCATCATTCTGATATCAGACACACTAATGAGTATGAAATAGTATCTCGTTATGGTTTATATTTGTATCTCATGAATGATTAATGACACTAACTATCTTTTCCTGTGCCTTAGCCTCATGTGTATCTTCTTTGGAGATTTGTCTCCCCAAATGCTAAGCCATTTTATGATTggattatctttttatttgataGATGCAAGCTTCTTACATATCCTTCATACAAATAGCAGATAAATGATTAGCAAATATTTTCATCCTATGAactatctttttccttttggttgcTGTCATATAAAGCAGAAATTTTCTGGATAGTTGATCAAGTTGGACTTACTTATTCTTACTTTTGTTGCTTGTGAAGTCATTGTTATGATCATTGAAGATTTACTCCTATTTTCTTTCAGACAGTGAGGGAATTACAGGTcctatgtttatgtgtatgatcTATTTTGAGTTCATCTTTGTATAAAGTGTCCAAATTCATTTTGCGGATGGATATGCAGCTGTCTCCCACTATTTATTGCAAAGAACATCCATTCTATATTGAACAATCTTGGCAACATTGTCAGAAATCAATTAGCCctaaatttaacattttagtCTAGACTGTTAATTGACCTGATTTCCTTACCTCAGTGCCACATTCTCTCAATTACTATAGCTTTTTAAGGATCTGTCATTACCAGTGTACACTATCAAACTTTTTTGAAAACTTATTCTTTTAAGTCAGCGTTtccttgataccaaaaccaaagacaataaaaagagagaaCCCTTTCAGAATATTAACAGAAAAATCCCTTTTGGAAAACACAAACACTTAGGAAGTGGGGggacaggaagatcatgagttcaatgccaatttgagctatatagcaagacactgtctcaaaaaataaaatccttaatgACAGATAGCAAACTAAACAGCATATTTAAGAATTATACACTATAACTAACTGGGGTGAATTTCCTTATGAATTTTATGATTAGCCTATCAATTTCCACAGAAAGAACATCCTGCTGGCATGTAATCAATGGTTTTATTTAATCTGATTGCCAATTTGGAGATATTGCAGTGTCAATAATATTCATTCTTCCACCTATGAAAATGGAGGGTCTTTCTGGTTATTTAggtcttaatttcttttaacaAAGTGCTGTGGGCTTTCGGGTTTAAGTTTTGAactgttttattattaagagTTCTTTTTAATACTATCTCAAATCaaattcttcatttccttttggaATTTCTCATTTCTAGTGCACGAAAGTATAGTGGACCTtttatgcatgtatgagtgtggtgtgcatgcatatatgtgtgttcgAGTGTATGACTGCATGTGGATTTTCCCAAGTAGACACTGTGTATCTTCCTTAATCACACTCCACTTTATAgactgaggcagggcctctcactgaacctagagctttcGAATTTCAGCTCCCCTGCCTAGCCAGCTCATCTTTAGAATGCTtcgtttctttttcttccacccCACggggctgggattataagcagACCCCATACCtggacgttttttttttttggatggggaGGTTCTGGGTATCATAACTCTGCTCCTCATATAG
Proteins encoded in this region:
- the Spata19 gene encoding spermatogenesis-associated protein 19, mitochondrial — its product is MIITTWIVYIFTRKSVGLPFPPKSNSDIEVVESEAVSVVQHWLKKTEEEASRNIKEKMSSNIPPTHGHDIHVTRDLVKHQLSKSDMLADPNQEVLEERTRIQFIRWSHTRIFQVPSEVIEDVIQDRIDQVRQSISHLRCDSSDESFKVSCSEC